One window of the Amycolatopsis mediterranei genome contains the following:
- the holA gene encoding DNA polymerase III subunit delta: MTAQATAPAPLQLVLGEEELLIERAVRETLAAARVMDATAELTRVRVSDLTAPELAELVSPSLFSEGRVIVLESAQDISQELADAVAAYLKDPADGVVLVVVHTGGGRSKAGKSLPTALKKAGAEITECPRLTKPAEREQFVRHEVRRVGGKIDPAGVAALLDAVGSDLRELSSAATQLVADTGGTVDADAVRRYHRGRADVTGFAVAEKAVSGDRAAALESLRWAMQLGVPHVLVADALADAVRTIARVSGAGRGNPNQLAGELGMPPWKIRKAQGQSRGWNPDGLATAMRVVARLNAEVKGVAADPGYALERAVLEVAAAKGDR, encoded by the coding sequence GTGACCGCGCAAGCCACCGCCCCGGCCCCGCTGCAGCTGGTGCTGGGTGAGGAAGAACTGCTGATCGAGCGGGCCGTCCGCGAGACGCTCGCCGCCGCCCGCGTGATGGACGCGACCGCCGAGCTGACCCGGGTCCGGGTGTCCGATCTCACAGCGCCCGAGCTGGCCGAGCTGGTCAGCCCGTCGCTGTTCAGCGAAGGCCGGGTGATCGTCCTGGAGTCGGCGCAGGACATCTCGCAGGAGCTGGCCGACGCCGTCGCGGCTTACCTGAAGGACCCCGCCGACGGGGTGGTGCTCGTCGTCGTGCACACCGGTGGCGGCCGCAGCAAGGCGGGCAAGTCGCTGCCGACGGCGCTGAAGAAGGCCGGCGCCGAGATCACCGAGTGCCCGAGACTGACCAAGCCGGCCGAGCGGGAGCAGTTCGTGCGCCACGAGGTGCGCCGGGTGGGCGGCAAGATCGACCCGGCGGGGGTCGCCGCCCTGCTCGACGCCGTGGGCTCCGACCTGCGGGAACTCTCTTCGGCGGCGACGCAGCTGGTCGCGGACACGGGCGGCACGGTCGACGCCGACGCGGTCCGCCGCTACCACCGCGGCCGTGCCGACGTCACCGGCTTCGCGGTCGCGGAGAAGGCGGTCAGCGGCGACCGTGCGGCGGCGCTGGAGTCGCTGCGCTGGGCGATGCAGCTGGGTGTCCCGCACGTCCTGGTCGCCGACGCGCTGGCCGACGCGGTCCGGACGATCGCCCGGGTCTCCGGCGCGGGCCGGGGCAACCCGAATCAGCTTGCGGGCGAGCTGGGCATGCCGCCGTGGAAGATCCGCAAGGCACAGGGGCAGTCCCGCGGCTGGAACCCCGACGGTCTCGCGACGGCGATGCGCGTGGTCGCGCGACTGAACGCCGAGGTCAAGGGCGTGGCGGCGGACCCGGGCTACGCGCTGGAGCGCGCGGTCCTCGAGGTGGCGGCGGCCAAGGGCGACCGCTGA
- a CDS encoding DUF4231 domain-containing protein, which produces MRWAADTSGDLGTHWMITAERDGQQLPVTVVAKWQWYKKGSRRDRLRYAVIEIAALAGSAAIPVAAAAHLDSVVIAALGAFVLIATGIRTTFGLHENWVEHSQIGYAIEREAALFLHSSPPYDRADAVQVLVARVETLSDEGGQQWARRRMSVERGRQSHETPRKPVE; this is translated from the coding sequence ATGCGGTGGGCTGCGGACACGTCCGGCGATCTCGGCACGCATTGGATGATCACTGCCGAGCGTGACGGCCAGCAGCTGCCGGTGACAGTTGTCGCGAAGTGGCAGTGGTACAAGAAGGGATCCCGGCGAGACCGGCTGAGATACGCGGTCATCGAAATCGCCGCTCTCGCCGGTTCGGCCGCGATTCCGGTGGCCGCCGCTGCCCATCTCGACTCTGTCGTCATCGCCGCTCTGGGCGCGTTCGTCCTGATCGCCACCGGGATCCGGACCACCTTCGGGCTGCACGAGAACTGGGTGGAGCACAGCCAGATCGGCTACGCGATCGAGCGTGAAGCCGCATTGTTCCTCCATTCGTCACCGCCTTACGATCGCGCGGACGCTGTCCAAGTGCTGGTTGCCCGGGTCGAAACCCTGTCGGACGAGGGTGGGCAGCAGTGGGCTCGACGTCGGATGAGCGTCGAACGCGGCCGCCAAAGCCACGAGACTCCGCGGAAGCCCGTCGAATGA
- the thrC gene encoding threonine synthase — MTATLGTTSTTKTPDLGPAVELVSKEEGHRQPLAPEFVSAEDFSPLEVAYDFGRVRREDIEAGPKNIWRYKKLLPVPSNVEEIPNTEPGATRLVRADRLAKELGLKRVWVKDDTGNPTHSFKDRVVAVALAAAREFGFEVLACPSTGNLANATAAAAARAGWRSVVLIPKSLERAKILTTAVYDGDLIAIDGNYDDVNRLATELAGEHPKWAFVNVNVRPYYSEGSKTLAFEVAEQLGWRIPPQIVVPIASGSQLTKVDKGFRELGQLGLVDASPYKVFGAQATGCSPVSAAFRAGQDVVQPVKPDTIARSLAIGNPADGPYVLDIVNRTGGAIEDVSDEEVVEGIRLLARTEGIFTETAGGVTVATAKKLVETGKLDPDAETVLLITGDGLKTLDAIENHVGPKATLPPSAAAVNKALGY, encoded by the coding sequence ATGACCGCCACCCTCGGCACGACCTCCACCACCAAGACCCCGGATCTCGGACCCGCCGTCGAGCTGGTGTCGAAGGAAGAGGGCCACCGGCAGCCGCTCGCTCCGGAGTTCGTCTCCGCCGAAGACTTCTCACCGCTCGAGGTCGCCTACGACTTCGGCCGCGTCCGCCGCGAAGACATCGAAGCCGGCCCCAAGAACATCTGGCGCTACAAGAAACTCCTTCCCGTTCCGTCCAACGTCGAAGAGATCCCGAACACCGAGCCGGGCGCGACGCGCCTGGTCCGCGCCGACCGCCTCGCCAAGGAACTCGGCCTCAAGCGCGTGTGGGTCAAGGACGACACCGGCAACCCGACGCACTCGTTCAAGGACCGCGTCGTCGCCGTCGCGCTGGCCGCGGCCCGCGAGTTCGGTTTCGAGGTGCTCGCGTGTCCCTCGACCGGCAACCTGGCCAACGCGACGGCCGCCGCCGCGGCCCGCGCCGGCTGGCGGTCGGTCGTGCTGATCCCCAAGTCTCTCGAGCGCGCCAAGATCCTCACCACCGCGGTGTACGACGGCGACCTCATCGCCATCGACGGTAACTACGACGACGTCAACCGCCTCGCCACCGAGCTCGCCGGCGAGCACCCGAAGTGGGCGTTCGTCAACGTGAACGTCCGGCCGTACTACTCGGAGGGCTCGAAGACGCTGGCCTTCGAGGTCGCCGAGCAGCTCGGCTGGCGCATCCCGCCGCAGATCGTCGTGCCGATCGCCTCCGGTTCGCAGCTGACCAAGGTGGACAAGGGTTTCCGTGAGCTGGGGCAGCTCGGTCTCGTGGACGCCAGCCCGTACAAGGTGTTCGGCGCGCAGGCCACCGGCTGCTCGCCGGTGTCGGCCGCGTTCCGCGCCGGCCAGGACGTGGTCCAGCCGGTGAAGCCGGACACGATCGCCCGCTCGCTGGCGATCGGCAACCCGGCCGACGGCCCGTACGTGCTCGACATCGTCAACCGCACCGGCGGCGCGATCGAGGACGTCTCCGACGAAGAGGTCGTCGAGGGCATCCGCCTGCTGGCCCGCACCGAAGGCATCTTCACCGAGACGGCCGGCGGGGTCACCGTCGCCACGGCAAAGAAGCTGGTCGAGACGGGCAAGCTGGACCCGGACGCCGAGACCGTGCTGCTCATCACCGGCGACGGCCTCAAGACCCTCGACGCGATCGAGAACCACGTCGGCCCCAAGGCGACCCTGCCGCCCTCGGCCGCAGCCGTGAACAAGGCCCTCGGCTACTGA